The following coding sequences are from one Triticum dicoccoides isolate Atlit2015 ecotype Zavitan chromosome 4A, WEW_v2.0, whole genome shotgun sequence window:
- the LOC119289049 gene encoding uncharacterized protein LOC119289049: MWMRKKKAATTTRPAARRRAPTSLGALWRRVVGPARGGKAKKTKTKKSKIGSLSRAFRVFSCVRGHGKGRMAARRY; the protein is encoded by the coding sequence ATgtggatgaggaagaagaaggcggcgacgacgacgaggccggcggCCAGAAGGAGGGCGCCGACGTCGCTAGGGGCGCTGTGGCGGCGCGTGGTCGGGCCGGCCCGCGGCGGCAAGGCCAAAAAGACCAAGACCAAGAAGAGCAAGATCGGGTCGCTCTCGCGCGCGTTCCGGGTCTTCTCCTGCGTCCGCGGCCATGGCAAAGGGAGGATGGCTGCGCGCCGGTATTGA